The Papio anubis isolate 15944 chromosome 1, Panubis1.0, whole genome shotgun sequence genome window below encodes:
- the BECN2 gene encoding beclin-2 produces MTSIRFLCQRCHQALRLSCSSESGSLPAAAAPTSGQAEPGDTPEPSAATSEVTDAEEPQDGASSRPLPGDGIVSRDQANVFTLLGELGPMQALSSIQKAAGDIFDIVSGQEDVDHPLCEECTDSLLEQLDIQLALTEAESQNYQRCLETGMLATSEDETAALRAELRDLELEEARLVQELEDVDRSNARAATDLEAAQAEAAELGQQERRYYRDYSALKWQQLELLDQLGNVENQLQYASVQMDRLKEINCFTATFEIWVEGSLGVINNFRLGRLPTVPVGWNEINAAWGQAALLLLALANTIGLQFQRYRLIPCGNHSYLKSLTDEGTELPLFSYGGQDVFLNNKFDRAMVAFLDCMQQFKEEAEKGELGLCLPYRIQVETGLMEDAGGRGECYSIRTHLNTQELWTKALKFLLINLKRSLIWVASRYQK; encoded by the coding sequence ATGACTTCCATCCGCTTCCTGTGCCAGCGCTGCCACCAGGCTCTAAGGCTGAGCTGCTCCTCGGAGTCCGGGAGCCTCCCAGCGGCCGCGGCGCCCACCTCCGGGCAGGCTGAGCCCGGAGACACCCCGGAGCCCAGCGCCGCCACCAGCGAGGTGACAGATGCTGAGGAACCACAGGACGGCGCCTCCAGCAGACCCCTTCCAGGTGATGGCATTGTGTCCAGGGACCAGGCCAACGTCTTCACCCTGCTGGGGGAGCTTGGCCCCATGCAAGCGCTCAGTAGCATCCAGAAGGCAGCTGGTGACATTTTTGACATCGTCTCTGGCCAAGAAGATGTGGACCATCCCCTGTGTGAAGAGTGCACCGACAGTCTTCTAGAGCAGCTGGACATCCAGCTCGCTCTCACAGAAGCTGAGAGTCAGAACTACCAACGCTGCCTGGAGACCGGGATGCTGGCGACCAGCGAGGACGAGACCGCGGCGCTGCGGGCGGAGCTGCGGGACCTGGAGCTGGAGGAGGCCAGGCTGGTGCAGGAGCTGGAGGATGTGGACAGGAGCAATGCAAGAGCAGCCACGGATCTCGAGGCAGCCCAGGCAGAGGCTGCGGAGCTGGGTCAGCAGGAAAGGCGGTACTACAGGGACTACAGTGCCTTGAAGTGGCAGCAGCTGGAACTGCTTGACCAGCTGGGGAACGTGGAGAACCAGCTGCAATATGCCAGCGTCCAGATGGACCGGTTGAAGGAAATCAACTGTTTCACTGCCACGTTTGAGATCTGGGTGGAGGGCTCCTTGGGCGTCATCAATAACTTCAGGTTGGGCCGCCTCCCCACTGTCCCTGTGGGCTGGAATGAGATTAACGCTGCCTGGGGACAGGCAGCTTTGCTGCTCCTTGCCCTGGCCAATACAATTGGACTGCAGTTTCAGAGGTATCGACTCATCCCCTGCGGAAACCATTCCTATCTGAAGTCTTTAACAGATGAGGGCACTGAGCTCCCCTTGTTCTCTTACGGGGGGCAGGATGTTTTCCTCAATAACAAGTTCGACCGCGCGATGGTGGCCTTCCTGGACTGCATGCAGCAGTTCAAggaagaggctgagaagggtgagCTGGGCCTCTGTCTGCCCTACAGGATCCAGGTGGAGACAGGCCTGATGGAGGACGCTGGCGGCCGAGGGGAATGCTATTCCATCAGAACCCATCTGAACACGCAGGAGCTGTGGACAAAGGCACTCAAGTTCTTGCTTATAAATTTAAAGCGGAGTCTCATCTGGGTTGCCTCAAGGTATCAAAAGTAG